The Oncorhynchus masou masou isolate Uvic2021 chromosome 6, UVic_Omas_1.1, whole genome shotgun sequence genome has a window encoding:
- the LOC135541496 gene encoding T-cell surface glycoprotein CD8 alpha chain-like, with amino-acid sequence MNMVQKWMQTLVLLFFCQETLQLSSLTEKTDGERVEITCAPVSKTKSNMVIWFRVQDNAGMEFIASFSTKDGMKKTYFNNEVFSEEQIKKNILILKAFKKARDSGVYSCASINGNALVFGEVTRIAGPAPMTTTTTTTTPMTTTIELTSSTTAKSCKVGKVDPTASCDLVVWAPLTAGCGFLFLLLIITVCHCNRIRTKRCPHHYKRQPRMAAPGQQHPIANNRLF; translated from the exons ATGAACATGGTCCAAAAGTGGATGCAGACACTTGTGTTACTGTTCTTTTGTCAAG AAACTCTCCAACTGAGTTCTCTGACAGAGAAAacggatggagagagggtggagatcACTTGTGCACCAGTCTCTAAGACTAAGAGCAACATGGTGATTTGGTTTAGAGTGCAAGACAACGCTGGAATGGAGTTTATTGCATCGTTTAGTACCAAGGACGGTATGAAGAAAACATACTTTAACAATGAGGTCTTCAGCGAGGAGCAGATAAAGAAAAACATCTTGATACTGAAGGCTTTCAAAAAGGCTCGAGATAGTGGCGTCTACAGCTGTGCATCAATCAATGGTAACGCGCTTGTGTTTGGTGAAGTAACTCGAATTGCTGGGCCAG CccctatgacaacaacaaccacGACGACTACACCAATGACCACAACCATAGAGCTAACCAGCTCTACAACTGCCAAGTCGTGCAAAG TGGGAAAGGTGGACCCTACTGCATCCTGTGATTTGGTTGTTTGGGCCCCATTGACTGCTGGCTGtggcttcctcttcctcctcctcatcatcactgTATGCCACTGCAACC GGATAAGAACAAAAAGATGCCCACATCATTACAAAAGACA GCCGAGAATGGCAGCACCGGGGCAACAACATCCTATAGCCAACAACAGACTTTTCTAA